From the genome of Gemmatimonas phototrophica, one region includes:
- the msrA gene encoding peptide-methionine (S)-S-oxide reductase MsrA gives MRLLSACALLCATLVAPVGLAAQAAKSPAPALETAVFAGGCFWGVEAVFEHLKGVRSVVSGYTGGNVVNPGYDYVSSGRTGHAEAVRVTFDPKVVSYETLLTVFFTVAHDPTELNRQGPDIGTQYRSAIYFSSADQQQKAAAAIAQLNAAKTYRKPVVTQVAPLEKFYDAERYHQNYLYSHMDQPYIVYNDLPKIDALRKRFPSLWEDTSGK, from the coding sequence ATGCGTCTGCTCTCTGCCTGTGCCCTGCTCTGTGCCACGTTGGTCGCCCCCGTTGGGCTGGCCGCGCAGGCCGCCAAATCACCCGCCCCTGCGCTGGAAACCGCCGTGTTCGCCGGTGGCTGCTTCTGGGGCGTCGAAGCCGTGTTTGAGCACCTCAAGGGCGTGCGCAGCGTAGTCTCGGGGTATACCGGCGGGAACGTGGTGAATCCCGGCTACGACTACGTGAGCAGCGGGCGCACCGGGCATGCCGAGGCCGTTCGGGTGACCTTCGATCCCAAGGTCGTGAGCTACGAAACACTGCTCACGGTGTTCTTCACGGTGGCGCACGACCCCACGGAGCTCAATCGGCAGGGGCCGGACATTGGGACGCAGTACCGCTCGGCCATCTACTTCAGCTCCGCCGACCAGCAGCAGAAGGCGGCGGCGGCCATTGCCCAGCTCAATGCCGCCAAGACCTACCGCAAGCCGGTGGTCACACAGGTGGCACCGCTGGAAAAATTCTACGACGCCGAGCGGTACCACCAGAACTACTTGTACTCCCACATGGACCAGCCGTACATCGTGTACAACGATCTTCCCAAGATTGACGCCTTGCGGAAGCGCTTCCCCAGCCTGTGGGAAGACACTTCCGGCAAGTGA
- a CDS encoding Dabb family protein, with amino-acid sequence MFVHAVYFWLRPDLTDAEQAQFVAGLERLKTIKSAEQCYVGVPAATDRPVIERSYSYALVLVFTDEAQHDAYQVDPVHQQFVAECKPLWASVRIFDSIG; translated from the coding sequence ATGTTCGTTCACGCCGTCTATTTCTGGCTGCGCCCCGACCTGACCGACGCCGAGCAGGCGCAGTTTGTGGCTGGTCTCGAGCGTCTCAAGACCATCAAAAGCGCCGAGCAGTGCTATGTGGGTGTGCCCGCCGCGACGGATCGACCGGTCATTGAGCGCAGCTACAGCTACGCGCTCGTGCTCGTCTTTACCGACGAAGCGCAGCATGATGCCTATCAGGTGGATCCAGTGCATCAGCAGTTCGTGGCGGAGTGCAAGCCACTCTGGGCGAGTGTGCGCATTTTTGACTCCATCGGCTAA